From Triticum aestivum cultivar Chinese Spring chromosome 4A, IWGSC CS RefSeq v2.1, whole genome shotgun sequence, a single genomic window includes:
- the LOC123085370 gene encoding cold-responsive protein kinase 1 isoform X2 translates to MTNCIGRGGFGPVYKGDLRDGTQVAIKRLSAESKQGTNEFLTEIDVISNVRHPNLVKLIGCCVEGNNRLLVYEYAENNSLSNALLGPKSRCIPLNWQTRAAICTGTASGLAFLHEEAQPRIVHRDIKASNILLDKTLAPKIGDFGLAKLFPDAITHISTRVAGTMGYLAPEYALLGQLTKKADIYSFGVLLLEVISGESSSKSTWGEDMHVLVEWTWKLREEERLLEIVDPDVEEYPEEQVLRFIKVALLCTQATAQQRPSMKQVVHMLANETEIDLQNAVPPGVLKEPRRKMGSLGDLALDTSSSQSTRANVAGSCTTQTRDMNSCNFSTTEVLPR, encoded by the exons TCAGCTGAATCAAAGCAAGGAACTAATGAGTTCTTGACAGAGATCGATGTCATATCAAATGTCAGGCACCCCAACCTTGTAAAGCTCATTGGTTGCTGTGTCGAAGGGAATAACAGATTATTGGTGTATGAATATGCGGAGAACAACAGTTTGTCAAATGCTTTGCTTG GACCAAAGAGTAGATGTATCCCTTTGAACTGGCAAACAAGAGCTGCCATTTGTACTGGAACTGCTTCTGGTCTTGCATTTCTTCACGAGGAAGCACAACCACGCATAGTCCACCGTGATATCAAGGCTAGCAACATCTTACTTGATAAGACGCTGGCTCCTAAAATTGGAGATTTTGGACTGGCCAAGCTTTTCCCTGATGCCATCACTCACATTAGCACGCGTGTTGCGGGAACCAT GGGTTACTTGGCTCCAGAGTATGCACTATTGGGACAGTTAACCAAGAAAGCAGACATATATAGTTTCGGGGTGCTGCTTCTTGAAGTTATAAGTGGTGAAAGCAGCAGCAAATCGACTTGGGGGGAAGATATGCATGTCCTTGTGGAATGG ACATGGAAGCTGCGAGAAGAAGAGAGACTTTTGGAAATTGTAGATCCAGACGTGGAAGAATACCCAGAGGAGCAAGTACTTCGTTTCATCAAGGTGGCACTTCTGTGTACCCAAGCAACAGCACAGCAGAGGCCATCCATGAAGCAGGTGGTCCATATGCTAGCTAATGAAACAGAAATCGATCTTCAAAACGCCGTCCCACCGGGTGTGCTGAAAGAACCCCGTCGTAAAATGGGTAGTTTGGGGGATTTGGCTCTGGACACGTCCTCGAGTCAGAGCACCAGAGCCAACGTGGCTGGCTCCTGCACCACACAGACCAGAGACATGAACAGCTGTAATTTTAGCACAACGGAGGTTTTACCTAGGTGA
- the LOC123085371 gene encoding anthranilate synthase alpha subunit 2, chloroplastic: MESLAAATFSPSRLAAHPAPPAAAAAGRSRAVAAGGRRSSRRGSSGLRCSSASATPVINGSAAAKAEEEDRRRFFEAAARGTGKGNLVPVWECIVSDHLTPVLAYRCLVPEDDMDTPSFLFESVEQGLEGTTNVGRYSMVGAHPVMEVVAKENKVTIMDHEKAEVTEKIMDDPMQVPRSIMEGWHPQEIDQLPEAFSGGWVGFFSYDTVRYVEKKKIPFSGAPHDDRNLPDVHLGLYDDVLVFDNVEKKVYVIHWVSVDRHASTEEAYKDGRSRLKRLLSKVHNANVPKLSPGFVKLHTRQFGTPLNKSTMTSDEYKSAVMQAKEHILAGNIFQIVLSQRFERRTYATPFEVYRALRIVNPSPYMAYVQARGCILVASSPEILTKVEKGKVINRPLAGTTRRGKTEHEDKLQEEQLLSDQKQCAEHIMLVDLGRNDVGKVSKSGSVKVEKLMNIERYSHVMHISSTVSGELDDRLESWDALRAALPVGTVSGAPKVKAMELIDQLEVTRRGPYSGGLGGISFDGDMLIALALRTIVFSTAPSHNTMYSYKSSDRRREWVAHLQAGAGIVADSIPDDEQKECENKAAALARAIDLAESAFVDKE, from the exons ATGGAATCCCTAGCCGCCGCCACGTTCTCGCCCTCGCGCCTCGCCGCCCACCCCGCCCCGcccgcggctgcggcggcgggcagATCGAGGGCGGTggcggccggagggaggaggagcagcaggaggGGGAGCAGCGGCCTGAGGTGCTCGTCGGCGAGCGCGACGCCGGTGATCAATGGGAGCGCCGCcgcgaaggcggaggaggaggaccgGAGGCGCTtcttcgaggcggcggcgcgggggaccGGCAAGGGCAACCTGGTGCCCGTGTGGGAGTGCATCGTGTCAGACCACCTCACCCCCGTGCTCGCCTACCGCTGCCTCGTTCCCGAGGACGACATGGACACCCCCAGCTtcctcttcgagtccgtcgagCAGGGGCTCGAGGGGACCACCAACGTT GGTCGTTACAGCATGGTGGGAGCCCACCCGGTGATGGAGGTCGTGGCCAAGGAGAACAAGGTCACCATCATGGACCACGAGAAGGCCGAGGTGACGGAGAAGATCATGGATGATCCTATGCAGGTTCCCAGGAGCATAATGGAGGGATGGCACCCGCAGGAGATCGACCAGCTCCCTGAGGCCTTCAGCG GTGGATGGGTTGGGTTCTTTTCCTATGATACAGTCCGCTATGTCGAAAAGAAGAAGATACCTTTCTCTGGTGCTCCCCACGATGATAGGAACCTTCCTGATGTTCACTTGGGGCTTTACGATGATGTTCTTGTCTTCGACAATGTTGAGAAG AAAGTATATGTCATCCATTGGGTAAGTGTGGACCGGCATGCATCCACCGAGGAAGCATACAAAGATGGCAGGTCCCGGTTGAAGCGGTTGCTTTCTAAAGTTCACAATGCAAATGT CCCCAAGCTCTCTCCAGGATTTGTGAAGCTACATACTCGGCAGTTTGGTACTCCCTTGAACAAATCGACCATGACAAGTGATGAGTACAAGAGTGCTGTTATGCAGGCTAAGGAGCATATTCTGGCCGGTAATATTTTCCAGATTGTTTTAAGCCAGCGTTTTGAGAGGCGAACTTATGCCACTCCATTTGAGGTTTACCGAGCTTTACGAATTGTCAACCCAAGCCCATACATGGCATATGTGCAG GCAAGAGGTTGTATCCTGGTAGCATCTAGTCCTGAAATTCTTACAAAAGTCGAGAAG GGAAAGGTTATTAACCGGCCACTTGCTGGGACTACCCGAAGGGGCAAGACAGAGCATGAAGATAAATTGCAAGAGGAACAGCTATTAAGTGATCAAAAGCAATGTGCTGAACACATTATGCTTGTAGACTTGGGAAGGAATGATGTAGGCAAG GTATCCAAATCTGGGTCTGTAAAGGTGGAGAAGTTGATGAACATCGAGCGGTACTCCCATGTCATGCACATCAGCTCCACG GTCAGTGGAGAGTTAGATGATCGTCTCGAAAGCTGGGATGCACTGCGAGCAGCATTGCCTGTTGGAACAGTCAGTGGGGCACCAAAG GTAAAAGCCATGGAACTAATAGATCAGTTGGAAGTCACAAGACGAGGACCATACAGTGGTGGCTTAGGAGGGATATCATTTGATGGTGACATGCTTATCGCTCTTGCTCTCCGCACCATTGTGTTCTCAACAGCTCCAAGCCACAATACGATGTACTCATACAAAAGCTCAGATAGGCGCCGAGAGTGGGTTGCTCATCTTCAGGCTGGTGCGGGCATTGTTGCTGATAGTATCCCAGACGATGAGCAAAAAGAATGTGAGAATAAGGCGGCTGCCCTAGCTCGGGCAATTGATCTTGCAGAGTCGGCTTTTGTAGACAAAGAATAG